The sequence TGGCTCGCCGAATTCAACCATCTCCTGGTGGACAATATCCATCTCGCTCAGGAGAAAAAGAAATTCGCGGTCAAAGGCCGAATCCTCATGGTTGTATGCGTGCTTGCCGTCATTGAATGGCGCGACGCTGGGCCGCACTATCAGCGCCCCAAACAGCCCCATCGGTATCTGTTTGTCCATATTCGTGCCGCTTTGATAGCAATAGGTGCCCGGCTCCGTAACCTCGAAGGTATAGGAGACCGTGCCGCCCGGAAGCGCCTCGAGTGTCACGAGACCCGCCGCTGTCGGCGGAGTCACTTCAGTTGCGACGACATTCGCCTGTCCGGGGAAAATCATGGATACCGGCTCCGCCAGATCATTCGTGAGGTTTACTATCACGGTCTCACCCTGGTTCACAAAAACCGTAGGGCCGGGATATTGGGCTCGACCGTTTCCAGGGGCAAACCCCCAGATCTGTAATGTCAAGCCGTCTCCCAAAGTGATGTAGTCGGCTTTCGCAGTACAATTCAATATGGGACCGTTGACTCCGGGAATCTCCGCCCAGCCGGGTGAAACAATGGACAGCAGCAGGGCTACTCCAAACAGCAACGCCGGCCCATATCTCCTTATGCATACAGTGTTCATCGATTTCCTCCTTCTCATTACGGCGCGCTTGTCAGCCGGATTTCCGTCATGGCGCCGCCGCGATCCATTGCATCATTATTGAGATCATCCAGATTTCTCGAGTACAGGAAATATGTGCCGGGGGCCAGCCCATCGGTATCGAGAATGACGTCTATCGACTCGCCTCCGCCGAGCGTGACAGAATTCGTGTAATACGACAGGTCGAGCCCGGTCGGACCTCTGAGAAGGCGCGCATTTTGCCCCACAACTCTCATTGGGATACCCAGAGTGGTGATGGTATGGAACTTCGTTACGGAAAGGCTTGACATCCGCAGAAGGATCGTATCGCCTACCTGCGCCTCGATAAGGGAGGACACATTCTGGCTGCCGGGATAGACTCCGCCTTCGGGATCCGTCCCATCGATCGGATTCGGATTCACTGTATCCGGATAGCCCCTTCCGTTGATCATGTGATAGTCGTCTTCCATCAGCGCGAACGGCAGCGGCTGAACATAATAACTGGCGTCGTGAAATTGCTTATCGAAGTCGATAAACTGAAGAACATAATCGACATCATAGCCTGTGGAGCCGTCACCATCGTTGTAGGCGAACTGGGTGAATCCTCCGATGGGCGCGCCGTCCTGCGCCGGCGTCACGTAGAGATTACCCAGCATGCCCATCTGCATATGCTCGGTCGCCTCGACGTGGCAGTGATAGATATATGTTCCGGGTTCAGGCGCCACATAATAATAAGTCAACGTCGAACCCATGTTGATGCTGATCGAGGCGTCCGGCACGCCGTCAAACACGGCGGACGCATTCGGGAAACCGTGCCAATGCACGGTGTGCGGGTCGAACAGATCGGGGCGTACCATCATGCCGACATTTGTCAGATTGAGGTACACTTCATTGCCCTCCTTCACCGCAATCAGAGGGGCAGGGGAATTGGCGGCAAGCATGCCGTGCATCATCACCATGCCGGCAGGCATACCCGTGACATCGCCAAACCCGAACATGTATTGAGGGTAGCCGTCCGCCATCGTCGTAAAGCCATCCCCGCCGGTCAGGTGAATACATACCACGTTGTCGTCCTGATAATCGACAACGCCGTCGGCGTCCAGGTCTTCGCCAGCCGCCTGCTCCGCCTCCCAATTATCGGTCGGGCATTGGATGAAAACGTCTGAGAGGGCGGGCCGGCTCCAGGAGAAGATAACCAGCACCGCCAGGCTCAGTACCAGGCTCGGAATCTTCTTTTTCATTCTGGTTCTCCTTTTTTAATCTTTTCGCGGCCCCGCCGCCGGATTGTGCCGGCGGCGGAGTCAATTTTCATTACGGATAGAACTCGTCTGCTCCGAGATCGGGCAGAGCGCCGTTTGGACGGTTTTGCCCGTCAAAATCACGCAGAAGAGCGGATGGAACTCCAGGACGAACTACTCCTCTGTTAATCGCAGGGGATCCTGCCGCAAGGTGATAGTCACCGAACGGTAAATTCGTAGCGGGATCGATCAACGTAAGCGGCCCGAACCGCACATCGATGAAGTTGCCGCCTTCATCAAAGGCGGGCGCCGCTTGAATCGTGGTCGTCTCTGGAATTATTATCTGGTTTTTTGCGCCGTTCACATACTCGCTCAGGAAATCAGGATCCGCGCTGATATTTGTGCCGCTGTAGCCGGTTGTATCCGTCAACACGCAGTACAGCGGGTTGAGCGACTGCGGGGTCTCCGTTCCGACAACCGCGAGGTCGTCATAAGCGGGCGCCTGACCTGCGCCGACATCGGGCAAGAGCCGGTAGGGCGGTGTCAATGTGTCGTCGATCACAAAGTAGAAGGTGCGATTGTGCCAAATGATATTGCTTGCCAGCAACGGATTCGAGAACTCCTGCTCGAGTCCGGCTGGAAATGCAGCCTGGAGTTCAGGACTGTGCGCACGAGCTACAATGCCGGCGGGCTGCGGCGTTGACTGGTTTGGACTGCCCGGCTCAAAAGCCAGCCCCGCGGTCGCAGTACTGTCGTTGTTGGTCAGCGTATTGTGAATAATCTGGCAATTTGCCACATCCTGCAGCGAAATCGCGCCGCCTGCAAGTCCGGCGACGTTATTCACAATTATGTTGTTAAAGACCTGAATCTGATGCCACAAACTTGAATTTGGCGCCAGCGCAACGTCAAGACCGTTCGTACGGGCAAGACGAATTCCGCCGCCGTCTCCGGCGCCCGCCAGATTCCCCAGAATCAGGTTTCCGTTGATCGTGACGGAGCCGGTGCCGGTGCTCAGGCTGCCGGGCCCGCCGAGAGGAGACCCGCCCAATACGGCGATTCCTCCGCCGGATACGCTCAGGCCTTGGTTAAAGGATTGATTAAAGAGGATGCGGTTATTCTCAATCAAACCGCCCTGGCTCAATCCCACATGAGCAATGCCGGCGCCTTCGCCCATTGTGAAGTTTCCACAAATAACATTGTCTGTTATGCGGTAGAACGGGCTGCCGGTCGAAATGAGGACTCCGCCGCCGGCTTCGCTCAGGCCGCCGTTTTGAGTTACGTGGTTATGATGGATGTTGAGGTTTCCGTTATGCGCCGGCTCGTATATCTGCTCGGGCGTTACGGTCAGAGTCGGATGACCGGACCGTATCCCCCCGCAGTATACTCCTTGATTGTTTATGACGCGGTTGTTACTGACTTCGAGATAGTGAGCGTAACCGTTGATCATTACGCCGCCGCCGACCACTGCGCCCCTGACCGTGAATCCGTCAATGCGGGCATTGGGATTGGGTCCGAAACCGCCTTCTTCAGGTGGGGCGTTTTTTGCGAACACGGCTATGCCGGCGCCTTCCTCTGTGAAGAGGGTATTCGGCAAGGCCGCTTGCGCGGGCAGCAGAGTGATATCCCCAGCCGCAATCAGTGAATCCATCTTTTGCCGCCATGCTAGCAGTTTCTCGGCTGGCTCATGGATCGCGTTGATTATCGTCGAGTTTGCGCCCCAGCCTTGCAGCCGGACCGGTTTCCACATGATAACCATTTCTTCGTATGTTCCCGGACCGACTATGATCAAATCGCCGGGCGCCGCCGCGTCTATGGCTGCTTGTATAGAACCTCCTGCGGAAACGGCTATGGGCGCCGATCCTCCAATTGTGACGGTAAGTCCGACAGGAGTGGACAGACCGTTGTCGCCTCGCGTGACCATTAACTGGCCGCTCTGTGTTCCGGCGGGCACGGTCGCCCGTATATATTGGCCGTCGGCTCGCCAGCGGATGTTGGTAAGCGCAACGTCTCCGATTCTAACTTCGCCGGCGATGCTCCCGAAGCCATAATCGCGTATGATAGTCTTTGGATTCACCCCGCCCGGGCCGTCATATTGAGGATTCGGGACATCCTTTGGACCAACTGACTCAATAATGATATCGGCGGGCGTCGAGGCCAGGTAAGGCCCCTGACTGCTTAGATTCGATACCCGGTTGATTTGCGGAGTGCCGTCCGGAAATTCGCAATCGAGCGGGAATTGATCCGGCCCGGCAAAGGCCGCCACCGGAACAACCGGCGTATCAAGATACGTCGTTGCTCCGGGCATGTACTGGAACGTGTAGCAGAACTGGCTGTACTGCGGGTTGAAATGCGGGTCCGTAATAAACTGCCCGGGATTGTTGGGATCAGGAATCGGACCAGGATGATTCAAGCACACGGTTATCATGCTGGGCGAGACCCCGCTCGGCGAAGCTATATTAACCGTATAGGTTGATGGAACCAATCCATTATAGGTACCCCACTCGTCCGAATAAACCCTTCCGATTTCTCGCCCCGTCCAGTCTCGGATGGAAACCGGCATCCACGGGGGCGCGTATTTTTCACCGAATTGAGGCGAATTCGGATCGAATTCGTTCGCAGTGTCATCGAGAATCATGCCCTTGAAGTGGGCTGCAATTGGCACCTCAGTGAACATGAAAAAATCAGCCGCCGTGTTTCTTCCTTCCGTAAGCGCGACCTGCTTGCGGTCACATGCAGGCCGATAGGTCCCCGCAAAAGGAGCTTCAATCCCCGGGAATAGCGTGAGTTCACCGGGAACGAGATGTCCGAGACCGCCATTTTCGTCATAGTTCACGCACACCGGCGGAAGCGCGAGCGGGACAGTGTATTCATCACCGAAGTCTACGTTCTTATCTTCTTCTTGCACGAGTTCGTAGCCCAGAGGCGGAACCGCTTCAACGATGTACATTCCGCTCGGAAGATATGACCCATCATCGAGCTGTGGGCCAAACGCGTAGCCGCCGTCAAAAACACCCGGACGCACCTGGTTGAAATTGCGCAGGCCGTCGTAGCAATCGGTCGGCTCCCCGTGGGCGTAAAAGATCTCGCCCTGGCATCCCGTGGGGATGTCATCGTCCCAGCTATCAGTCGTTGTAAACAGTATAGCGTCGCCAAGATCAAAGACGCCGTCGTTTCCGCTACGCTCTTCATCTTCGGCGCCCATCGGGTCTCCGTTCGACCAGCCGAACGGATAATTGTCGACGTCGGCAAGCTGAATCCCGGCGACTCCATTGATATCATCGATTTGGCCGTCAATGATGCTGTCCTGGTACAGGTTCACCTGAACACGCGGGATGCCCGGTTCCCAAGGCTCGCCTGCGCCGTAACGAGGATCGTTCTCGGCGCGGGTGGTCGCATAGTAAATAATGCCTGAAATGCCGCCGTTTTCACCCGGGCCGTAGTTCTTCTTACCCCACAGCATTACGCTGGTCTGGCCGAGGAATCCCTGAAATGCTTCGACCAGGGCCGGTCCGGTCTCGGTGCGGTAGGGGCCGCCGCCCGTCTCTGATTGCGGCTGCGGCGTCAATATCCCGCCAAATGACCATGGATCGAGCGGGTCGATCATTCCGCCGTCATCAACAACAACGGTTACACCGGTTGCCTTGTACCGGAGGAAATCGACTTCGGCCACCAGCCAGTTGAAGAACGGAAAGACCTCGTCGAATGGAACGAATCCCTCCAAATCGGTCGGAAACGATTGATACATTGTGCCGTCCCTCCAGCGGAGGTTAACGGCCTGTTCGGGCAAAGCGACTTCGGTGTCGTCCCAAAACCCGTCTTCGTCCTCATCGTAGAAGGTGTAATGCTGTAAGCCGGTGAACCAATTGAAAACGGGAACGTCCCCGA is a genomic window of Candidatus Abyssobacteria bacterium SURF_5 containing:
- a CDS encoding multicopper oxidase family protein, whose product is MKKKIPSLVLSLAVLVIFSWSRPALSDVFIQCPTDNWEAEQAAGEDLDADGVVDYQDDNVVCIHLTGGDGFTTMADGYPQYMFGFGDVTGMPAGMVMMHGMLAANSPAPLIAVKEGNEVYLNLTNVGMMVRPDLFDPHTVHWHGFPNASAVFDGVPDASISINMGSTLTYYYVAPEPGTYIYHCHVEATEHMQMGMLGNLYVTPAQDGAPIGGFTQFAYNDGDGSTGYDVDYVLQFIDFDKQFHDASYYVQPLPFALMEDDYHMINGRGYPDTVNPNPIDGTDPEGGVYPGSQNVSSLIEAQVGDTILLRMSSLSVTKFHTITTLGIPMRVVGQNARLLRGPTGLDLSYYTNSVTLGGGESIDVILDTDGLAPGTYFLYSRNLDDLNNDAMDRGGAMTEIRLTSAP